The proteins below come from a single Eucalyptus grandis isolate ANBG69807.140 chromosome 3, ASM1654582v1, whole genome shotgun sequence genomic window:
- the LOC104437058 gene encoding zinc finger Ran-binding domain-containing protein 2 codes for MSRPGDWNCRSCHHLNFQRRESCQRCGEPRPSSLGGGRSNSSFRSGTAMDVRLGDWYCGVGGCGTHNFASRSSCFRCGSAKDETPTVGGYDGDMTRMRGFGYSSGTSANRSGWKPGDWICGRSGCKEHNFASRTECFRCNAPRESGGVSSSSS; via the exons ATGAGTAGGCCTGGAGATTGGAACTGCCGGTCGTGCCACCACCTGAACTTCCAAAGGCGAGAGTCGTGCCAGAGATGCGGAGAGCCACGCCCCAGCAGTTTAGGTGGAGGAAGGAGCAACTCGTCTTTCAGGTCCGGCACCGCCATGGATGTGAGGCTTGGTGATTGGTATTGCGGTGTTGGGGGCTGTGGAACGCACAATTTTGCCAGCCGCTCGAGCTGCTTCAGGTGTGGCTCGGCAAAGGATGAAACACCAACCGTTGGTGGGTATGACGGCGACATGACTCGGATGCGAGGTTTCGGGTACAGCAGTGGCACTAGCGCGAACCGGTCGGGGTGGAAGCCTGGCGATTGGATATGTGGAag GTCGGGGTGCAAGGAGCACAACTTTGCAAGCAGGACAGAATGTTTCAGGTGCAATGCCCCAAGAGAATCTGGTGGTgtgtcttcctcttcttcgtaA